ACGTCGAGTTCGATCGTGCGGCCGATGCGGACATTGTCGACGCCGGAAAAGCCGAGACCTTCCAGCGCGTGATGCACGGCGCGCCCCTGCGGATCGAGGACACCGGGCTTCAGGCTGACATGGACGCGAACTTTCATGGGGCTTCGATCCTGCTGTGACGGGTGCGATTCTGTATCGCCGCCCTATACCGTGATGCAGCCTGCACGCAATCGGCGCAGGCGTGCTTATCACTGTGATGCGTCTGCGACGCCTTCCGGCAGCACAGTGATGACGACCGCTTCCCCGGCGCCGAGATAACGCGCTGCCAGAGCCTGCACCGCCTGCGGGGTAAGGGCATTGTAGCGGCCCCGCGCGGCCAGGAAACGGGTGATCCTGTCCGGCTCGCTCTGGGCCCGGGCGACATAGCTCATCCAGCCGGAATTGCTTTTCAGGGCATTGTCGAAATTTTCCAGGATGGGCTGGCGCGCCCGCTGGAGCAGATCGTCCGAAACAGGCTCCGTTCGCAGGCGTTCGACCGTTGCCTCGATCGCGGCGCGGGCCGCGTCCAGCCGCTCTACATCGATGCCTGCGGCGACCGTGAACGTGCCGTAACCGTCGTAATAGCGCGCGGGATTGCTGGTGACGCGCGGAGAATAGGCATCGCCGAGACGCTCTCGCAGCTCTTCCGTGATTTCGAGGTCGAGTACCGCGCGCAGCAGTGCCAGCCCGACAGTGGTATCGGGATCGGAGGCATCGGTGGTGGGCCATGTGAAGGAAATGAGCCCCTGATCCGCCTCTCCGGTATGGGTCAGTACGCGGTCGCTGCGATCGGAGGTGAAGCTGCGCTCCCGCGCTCCGGGAGGCGTAGTGAAATCGGCCTCTCGTACGGGCAGGGCGCCCAGCGTCTGCGCGACCAGGCGGATGGCCGCGTCTTCGTCCACATCGCCCACCAGTGCGATTTCCAGTGCGCCGCGGGCAAGCCGGTCACCGATGGCCGCCTGCAGCCCTTCCAGTTCCAGCGCGCGATAGGTCGCCTCGTCCTTCAGGGTGAAGCGGGGATCGTCGTCCGACAGGATGCGACCTTCCTCGGCTTGCAGGGCGCTTTGCGGCGTGGCCCTTAGCCGTGCGAAGTAATCCTGCAGCGAATTGCGATACCGGACCAGGGCTTCCGTGCGGTAGCCGGGATCGGTGAGATAGGCCGCGATCAGTTGCAGCTGGACCTCCAGGTCGCGCGGCGTCGTCGTGACCTGCCCGTTGAAGCTGTCCGGCGCGGCGCCGAAACGGAAGGCTGCATTGCGACCGGCAAGGACCGTAGCCAGTTCGTCGGCCGACAATTTGCCCAGCCCGGCGCTCGGGAGCAGGGCAGCAAGTGCGATGGCGCTAGGGTCCTCGCGCGTCTCCAGCCAGTCCCCGCCGTCCAGCGTATAGCGCACGCGGACCCGGTCATCTTCCAGCGTA
This is a stretch of genomic DNA from Erythrobacteraceae bacterium WH01K. It encodes these proteins:
- the purS gene encoding phosphoribosylformylglycinamidine synthase subunit PurS; translated protein: MKVRVHVSLKPGVLDPQGRAVHHALEGLGFSGVDNVRIGRTIELDVADGTGDEQLEKMCEQLLANTVIEDYRIEKVG